A part of Ursus arctos isolate Adak ecotype North America chromosome X, UrsArc2.0, whole genome shotgun sequence genomic DNA contains:
- the CACNA1F gene encoding voltage-dependent L-type calcium channel subunit alpha-1F isoform X3 has translation MSASEGGKGESSLPPLQTLGASIVEWKPFDILILLTIFANCVALGVYIPFPEDDSNTANHNLEQVEYVFLVIFTVETVLKIVAYGLVLHPSAYIRNGWNLLDFVIVVVGLFSVLLEQGPGRPGDIPHTGGKPGGFDVKALRAFRVLRPLRLVSGVPSLHIVLNSILKALVPLLHIALLVLFVIIIYAIIGLELFLGRMHKTCYFLGSDVEAEEDPSPCASSGSGRACTLNQTECRGRWAGPNGGITNFDNFFFAMLTVFQCVTMEGWTDVLYWMQDAMGYELPWLYFVSLVIFGSFFVLNLVLGVLSGEFSKEREKAKARGDFQKLREKQQLEEDLRGYLDWITQAEELDIEDPSADGNFGSMAEEGRAGHRPQLAELTTRRRGRLRWFSHSTRSTHSTSSHASLPASDTGSMTETPGDEEEEEGALASCTRCLNKIMKTRVCRRLRRANRGLRARCRRAVKSTACYWAVLLLVFLNTLTIASEHHGQPMWLTQIQEYANKVLLCLFTVEMLLKLYGLGPSAYVSSFFNRFDCFVVCGGILETTLVEVGAMQPLGISVLRCVRLLRIFKVTRHWASLSNLVASLLNSMKSIASLLLLLFLFIIIFSLLGMQLFGGKFNFDQTHTKRSTFDTFPQALLTVFQILTGEDWNAVMYDGIMAYGGPFFPGMLVCVYFIILFICGNYILLNVFLAIAVDNLASGDTGTAKDKGREKSTEGALPQENGVLVPGGENEEEEGRKNEGEEEEEEEEEEEEEEEEEEEGGAGHVELLQEVVPKEKVVPIPEGSAFFCLSQTNPLRKACHTLIHHHIFTNLILVFIILSSVSLAAEDPIRAHSFRNHILGYFDYAFTSIFTVEILLKMTVFGAFLHRGSFCRSWFNLLDLLVVSVSLISFGIHSSAISVVKILRVLRVLRPLRAINRAKGLKHVVQCVFVAIRTIGNIMIVTTLLQFMFACIGVQLFKGKFYSCTDEAKHTPQECKGSFLVYPDGDVSRPLVRERLWVNSDFNFDNVLSAMMALFTVSTFEGWPALLYKAIDANAEDKGPIYNYHVEISVFFIVYIIIIAFFMMNIFVGFVIITFRAQGEQEYQNCELDKNQRQCVEYALKAQPLRRYIPKNPHQYRVWATVNSAAFEYLMFLLILLNTVALAMQHYEQTAPFNYAMDILNMVFTGLFTVEMVLKIIAFKPKHYFADAWNTFDALIVVGSVVDIAVTEVNNGGHLGESSEDSSRISITFFRLFRVMRLVKLLSKGEGIRTLLWTFIKSFQALPYVALLIAMIFFIYAVIGMQMFGKVALQDGTQINRNNNFQTFPQAVLLLFRCATGEAWQEIMLASLPGNRCDPESDVNPGEEFTCGSNFAIAYFISFFMLCAFLIINLFVAVIMDNFDYLTRDWSILGPHHLDEFKRIWSEYDPGAKGRIKHLDVVALLRRIQPPLGFGKLCPHRVACKRLVAMNMPLNSDGTVTFNATLFALVRTSLKIKTEGNLEQANQELRIVIKKIWKRMKQKLLDEVIPPADEEEVTVGKFYATFLIQDYFRKFRRRKEKGLLGSEAPSSSSSALQAGLRSLQDLGPEIRQALTCDTDEEEEEEGQEGEEEEDEKNTETYKAPMGSQPPSRRSSVISVSLPVGDRPPDSLSLGPSDDDGGAPNSRQPSGLQAGSHGHRRSSGGFIFTIPEEGSSQPKGNEEQENKDEDEEVPTKDLGHDTLSYLDEQAGTPPRPILLPPHRPQRHLDGHNAPRRRLLPPTPAGRKPSFTIQCLQRQGSCEDLPIPGTYHRGRNSGLGRAQGSWATPPQRGRLLYAPLLLVEEGAAGEGYLGKSSGPLRTFTCLHVPGTHSDSSHGKRGSADSLVEAVLISEGLGLFARDPRFVALAKQEIADACRLTLDEMDSAASDLLAQGTSSLYSDEESILSRFDEEDLGDEMACVHAL, from the exons ATGTCGGCTTCCGAAGGTGGGAAAGGTGAGAGCAGCCTTCCACCCCTGCAGACCCTTGGAGC CAGCATTGTGGAGTGGAA GCCCTTCGACATCCTCATCCTGCTGACCATCTTTGCCAACTGTGTAGCCCTGGGGGTTTACATCCCCTTCCCAGAGGATGACTCCAACACTGCCAACCACAACCTG GAGCAAGTGGAGTATGTGTTCCTGGTGATTTTCACTGTGGAGACTGTGCTCAAGATCGTGGCCTATGGGCTGGTGCTCCATCCCAGCGCCTACATCCGCAATGGCTGGAACCTACTCGACTTCGTCATCGTTGTGGTCGG GCTATTCAGCGTGCTACTGGAGCAGGGCCCTGGTCGGCCGGGGGACATCCCGCACACCGGTGGGAAGCCGGGGGGCTTCGATGTGAAGGCGTTGAGGGCGTTCCGGGTGCTGCGGCCACTGAGGCTGGTGTCTGGGGTCCCAA gcCTGCACATAGTGCTCAATTCCATCCTGAAGGCGCTGGTGCCGCTGCTGCACATCGCGTTGCTCGTGCTCTTCGTCATCATCATCTACGCCATCATCGGACTCGAGCTGTTCCTTGGACGCATGCACAAGACATGCTACTTCCTGGGATCTG ACGTGGAAGCGGAGGAGGACCCATCGCCCTGCGCGTCTTCGGGATCGGGGCGTGCGTGCACCCTGAACCAGACCGAATGCCGCGGGCGCTGGGCAGGGCCCAACGGAGGCATCACCAACTTCGACAACTTCTTCTTCGCCATGCTGACGGTCTTTCAGTGCGTCACCATGGAAGGCTGGACAGACGTCCTCTACTGG atgCAGGATGCCATGGGGTACGAGCTGCCCTGGTTATATTTCGTGAGTCTCGTCATCTTTGGGTCCTTCTTCGTCCTCAACCTTGTGCTTGGTGTCCTGAGTGG GGAGTTCtccaaagagagggagaaggccaAAGCACGAGGGGATTTCCAGAAGCTGCGGGAGAAGCAGCAGTTGGAGGAGGACCTGCGGGGCTACCTGGACTGGATCACGCAGGCAGAGGAGCTGGACATCGAGGACCCCTCAGCTGATGGCAACTTTGGTTCTATGGCTGAAGAGGGCCGGGCCGGCCACC GGCCACAGCTGGCAGAGCTGACCACTAGGAGAAGAGGACGTCTTCGCTGGTTCAGCCACTCCACCCGCTCCACCCACTCCACCAGCAGCCATG CCAGCCTCCCAGCCAGTGACACTGGTTCAATGACAGAGACCCCAGgcgatgaggaagaggaggagggggctcTGGCCAGTTGTACACGCTGCCT AAACAAGATCATGAAAACCAGGGTCTG CCGCCGCCTCCGCCGAGCCAACCGGGGCCTTCGGGCGCGCTGCCGGCGGGCTGTGAAGTCCACCGCCTGTTACTGGGCCGTGCTGCTGCTCGTCTTCCTCAACACGCTGACCATCGCCTCAGAGCACCACGGGCAGCCCATGTGGCTCACCCAGATCCAGG agTATGCCAACAAGGTGTTGCTCTGTCTGTTTACGGTAGAGATGCTCCTCAAGTTGTACGGTCTGGGCCCCTCTGCCTATGTCTCTTCCTTCTTCAACCGCTTCGACTGCTTCGTGGTCTGTGGAGGCATCCTGGAGACCACCCTGGTGGAGGTGGGCGCCATGCAGCCCCTGGGCATCTCAGTGCTCCGATGCGTGCGCCTCCTCAGGATCTTTAAAGTCACTAG GCACTGGGCATCTCTGAGCAATTTGGTGGCATCCCTGCTCAATTCAATGAAATCCATTGCATCGttgctgcttctcctcttcctcttcatcatcatcttctccCTGCTTGGCATGCAGCTGTTTGGGGGCAAGTTCAACTTTGACCAGACCCATACCAAGCGAAGCACCTTTGATACCTTCCCCCAGGCCCTCCTCACTGTCTTTCAG ATCCTGACAGGCGAGGACTGGAATGCGGTCATGTATGACGGTATCATGGCCTATGGTGGCCCCTTCTTCCCAGGAATGTTGGTGTGTGTCTATTTTATCATCCTCTTCATCTGCGGCAACT ACATCCTTCTGAATGTGTTTCTCGCCATTGCTGTGGATAACCTGGCCAGCGGAGATACAGGGACCGCCAAGGACAAGGGCAG GGAGAAGAGCACTGAGGGGGCTCTTCCACAGGAAAATGGAGTGTTG GTGCCTGGTGGGgagaatgaggaagaggagggcagaAAGAATGAAGGA gaggaggaggaggaggaggaggaggaggaggaggaggaggaagaggaagaggaggagggaggtgcaGGGCATGTGGAACTCCTGCAGGAAGTTGTACCCAAGGAGAAAGTGGTACCCATCCCTGAGGGCAGTGCCTTCTTCTGTCTCAGCCAAACCAACCC gcTGAGGAAGGCCTGCCACACCCTCATCCACCATCATATCTTCACCAACCTTATCCTGGTGTTCATCATCCTCAGCAGTGTGTCCCTGGCCGCTGAGGACCCCATCCGAGCCCACTCCTTCCGCAACCAC ATTCTGGGGTACTTTGATTATGCTTTCACCTCCATTTTCACCGTGGAGATTCTACTAAAG atgacAGTGTTTGGGGCCTTCCTGCACCGAGGCTCTTTCTGCCGTAGCTGGTTCAATCTGTTGGATCTGCTGGTGGTCAGCGTGTCCCTCATCTCCTTTGGCATCCA CTCCAGCGCCATCTCAGTGGTGAAGATTCTGAGGGTACTCCGAGTCCTGAGGCCTCTCCGAGCCATCAACAGGGCCAAGGGACTCAAG CACGTGGTGCAGTGTGTGTTTGTGGCTATCCGAACCATCGGGAATATCATGATTGTGACCACGCTCCTGCAGTTCATGTTTGCCTGCATTGGCGTGCAGCTCTTCAAG GGGAAATTCTACAGTTGCACTGATGAAGCCAAACACACCCCCCAAGAATGCAA GGGCTCCTTCCTGGTCTACCCTGATGGAGATGTTTCACGGCCCCTGGTCCGGGAGCGGCTCTGGGTCAACAGCGATTTCAACTTTGACAATGTCCTCTCAGCCATGATGGCCTTGTTCACTGTCTCCACCTTCGAAGGCTGGCCTGC TCTACTATACAAGGCCATCGATGCAAATGCAGAGGACAAGGGCCCTATCTATAATTACCACGTGGAGATCTCAGTGTTCTTCATTGTCTATATCATCATCATTGCATTCTTCATGATGAACATCTTTGTGGGCTTTGTCATCATCACCTTCCGTGCCCAGGGCGAGCAGGAATACCAAAACTGTGAGCTGGACAAGAACCAG CGCCAGTGTGTGGAGTACGCCCTCAAGGCCCAGCCACTCCGCCGCTACATCCCCAAGAACCCACACCAGTATCGTGTGTGGGCCACTGTGAACTCTGCTGCCTTCGAGTACCTCATGTTCCTGCTCATCCTGCTCAACACGGTTGCTCTAGCCATGCAG CACTACGAACAGACTGCTCCCTTTAACTACGCCATGGACATCCTCAACATGGTCTTCACTGGCCTCTTCACTGTTGAGATGGTGCTCAAAATCATCGCCTTCAAACCCAAG CATTACTTTGCTGATGCCTGGAACACATTTGATGCTCTTATTGTGGTGGGCAGCGTAGTAGACATTGCCGTCACTGAAGTCAAC AATGGTGGCCACCTTGGCGAG AGCTCTGAGGACAGTTCCCGCATTTCCATCACTTTCTTTCGCCTCTTCCGAGTCATGCGGCTAGTCAAGCTTCTCAGTAAAGGTGAAGGAATCCGCACATTGCTCTGGACATTCATCAAATCCTTCCAG GCCTTGCCCTATGTGGCTCTTCTCATCGCAATGATATTCTTCATTTATGCAGTCATTGGGATGCAG ATGTTTGGCAAGGTGGCTCTTCAGGATGGCACACAGATCAACCGAAACAACAACTTCCAGACCTTTCCACAGGCTGTGCTGCTTTTGTTCAG GTGTGCCACCGGTGAGGCATGGCAGGAGATAATGCTTGCCAGCCTTCCCGGGAATCGGTGTGACCCTGAGTCTGACGTCAACCCTGGCGAGGAGTTTACCTGTGGTAGCAATTTTGCCATCGCCTATTTTATCAGCTTCTTCATGCTCTGTGCTTTCCTG ATCATAAATCTCTTTGTGGCTGTCATCATGGATAACTTTGATTATCTAACCAGAGATTGGTCCATCCTGGGCCCCCATCACCTCGATGAATTCAAGAGGATCTGGTCTGAATATGACCCTGGAGCCAA GGGCCGCATCAAGCACCTGGATGTGGTTGCCCTGCTGAGACGCATCCAGCCCCCCTTGGGATTTGGGAAGCTGTGCCCACACCGAGTGGCCTGCAAG AGACTTGTGGCGATGAACATGCCCCTCAACTCAGATGGGACAGTGACATTCAATGCCACACTCTTTGCCCTGGTTCGGACATCCTTGAAGATCAAGACAGAAG GGAACCTGGAACAAGCCAATCAGGAGCTGCGGATTGTCATCAAAAAGATCTGGAAGCGGATGAAGCAGAAGCTGCTAGATGAGGTCATCCCCCCTGCTGACG agGAAGAGGTCACCGTGGGCAAATTCTACGCCACATTTCTGATCCAGGACTATTTCCGCAAATTCAGGcggaggaaagaaaaggggctACTAGGGAGCGAGGCCCCCTCAAGTAGCTCCTCTGCCCTTCAG GCTGGTCTGAGGAGCCTGCAGGActtgggtcctgagatcaggcaGGCCCTCACCTGTGACacagatgaggaggaggaggaagaggggcaggagggagaggaggaggaagatgagaagaACACGGAAACGTACAAA GCCCCGATGGGCTCCCAGCCCCCATCTCGCAGGAGCTCCGTGATTTCTGTGTCTCTGCCTGTTGGGGACAGACCTCCAGATTCACTCTCCCTTGGGCCCAGTGATGACGATGGGGGGGCTCCCAATTCCAGGCAGCCCAGTGGACTCCAGGCTGGATCCCATGGCCACAG GAGAAGCTCTGGGGGTTTCATTTTCACCATTCCAGAAGAAGGAAGTTCTCAGCCCAAGGGAAACGAAGAGCAGGAGAATAAGGACGAGGACGAGGAAGTCCCCACCAAGGACCTTGGCCATGACAC GCTCTCCTACCTAGACGAGCAGGCAGGGACTCCCCCACGCCCCATCCTTTTGCCACCCCATAGACCCCAGAGACACCTGGATGGGCACAACGCACCACGCCGCCGTCTGCTGCCCCCCACACCTGCAG gtcGGAAGCCTTCCTTCACTATCCAGTGTCTGCAGCGCCAGGGCAGTTGTGAAGATTTACCCATCCCAGGCACCTATCATCGTGGGCGCAACTCGGGGCTCGGGAGGGCACAG GGTTCCTGGGCAACCCCTCCTCAACGGGGTCGGCTCCTCTACGCCCCACTGTTATTGGTGGAGGAGGGTGCAGCGGGGGAGGGATACCTCGGCAAATCCAGTGGTCCTCTGCGCACCTTCACCTGTCTGCACGTGCCTGGAACCCACTCAGACTCCAGCCATGGCAAGAGGGGCAGTGCTGACAGCCTGGTGGAGGCT GTGCTCATCTCCGAGGGCCTGGGCCTCTTTGCCCGAGACCCACGCTTTGTGGCCCTGGCCAAGCAGGAGATTGCAGATGCGTGTCGCCTGACACTGGACGAGATGGACAGTGCCGCCAGTGACTTGCTGGCACAGGGGACCAGCTCACTGTATAGTGATGAGGAATCTATCCTCTCTCGCTTCGATGAGGAGGACCTGGGAGACGAAATGGCCTGTGTCCATGCCCTCTGA